A genomic stretch from Erwinia sp. E_sp_B01_1 includes:
- the rpoC gene encoding DNA-directed RNA polymerase subunit beta' — protein MKDLLKFLKAQTKTEEFSAIKIALASPDMIRSWSFGEVKKPETINYRTFKPERDGLFCARIFGPVKDYECLCGKYKRLKHRGVICEKCGVEVTQTKVRRERMGHIELASPTAHIWFLKSLPSRIGLLLDMPLRDIERVLYFESYVVVEGGMTNLERRQILTEEQYLDALEEFGDEFDAKMGAEAIQALLKNMDLEQECEQLREELTETNSETKRKKLTKRIKLLEAFVQSGNKPEWMILTVLPVLPPDLRPLVPLDGGRFATSDLNDLYRRVINRNNRLKRLLDLAAPDIIVRNEKRMLQEAVDALLDNGRRGRAITGSNKRPLKSLADMIKGKQGRFRQNLLGKRVDYSGRSVITVGPYLRLHQCGLPKKMALELFKPFIYGKLELRGLATTIKAAKKMVEREEAVVWDILDEVIREHPVLLNRAPTLHRLGIQAFEPVLIEGKAIQLHPLVCAAYNADFDGDQMAVHVPLTLEAQLEARALMMSTNNILSPANGEPIIVPSQDVVLGLYYMTRDCVNAKGEGMVLTGPKEAERVYRAGLASLHARVKVRITEHEKNEQDEWVTKTSIIDTTIGRAILWMIVPKGLPYSIVNQALGKKAISKMLNTCYRILGLKPTVIFADQTMYTGFAYAARSGASVGIDDMVIPEKKVEIITEAEAEVAEIQEQFQSGLVTAGERYNKVIDIWAAANERVAKAMMENLSTEVVINRDGEEERQVSFNSIFMMADSGARGSAAQIRQLAGMRGLMAKPDGSIIETPITANFREGLNVLQYFISTHGARKGLADTALKTANSGYLTRRLVDVAQDLVVTEDDCGTHEGIMMTPVIEGGDVKEPLRERVLGRVTAEDVLKPGTADILLPRNTLLHEQQCDLLEEHSVDSLKVRSVVGCETDFGVCAHCYGRDLARGHIINKGEAIGVIAAQSIGEPGTQLTMRTFHIGGAASRAAAESSIQVKNKGTLKLINAKSVTNSAGKLVVTSRNTELKMIDEFGRTKESYKVPYGSTMAKGDGEQVAAGETVANWDPHTMPVITEVSGFIRFTDMIDGQTITRQTDDLTGLSSLVILDSAERTAGGKDLRPALKIVDANGNDVMIPGSDMPAQYFLPGKAIVQLEDGIKISSGDTLARVPQESGGTKDITGGLPRVADLFEARRPKEPAILAEISGIISFGKETKGKRRLVITPIDGSDHYEEMIPKWRQLNVFEGERVERGDVVSDGPESPHDILRLRGVHAVTRYITNEVQEVYRLQGVKINDKHIEVIVRQMLRKATIASAGSADFLDGEQVEFSRVKIANRELEANGKIAATFARDLLGITKASLATESFISAASFQETTRVLTEAAVAGKRDELRGLKENVIVGRLIPAGTGYAYHQDRMRRRAVGETPVAPQVTADEASASLAELLNAGLGGKND, from the coding sequence GTGAAAGACTTACTTAAGTTTCTGAAAGCGCAAACTAAGACTGAAGAGTTTAGTGCGATCAAAATTGCTCTGGCTTCGCCAGACATGATCCGTTCATGGTCGTTTGGTGAAGTTAAAAAGCCAGAGACCATTAACTACCGTACGTTCAAACCTGAACGTGACGGGCTTTTCTGTGCGCGTATTTTCGGGCCGGTAAAAGACTATGAGTGCTTGTGCGGTAAGTACAAGCGCCTGAAGCACCGTGGTGTTATCTGCGAGAAGTGTGGCGTTGAAGTTACACAGACCAAAGTTCGCCGTGAGCGCATGGGCCACATTGAGCTGGCATCACCTACTGCGCACATCTGGTTCCTGAAATCGCTGCCTTCGCGCATCGGTTTGCTGCTGGATATGCCACTGCGTGACATCGAACGCGTGCTTTACTTCGAATCTTATGTCGTTGTTGAAGGCGGCATGACCAACCTTGAGCGTCGTCAGATCCTGACTGAAGAGCAGTATCTGGACGCGCTGGAAGAGTTTGGTGATGAGTTCGATGCCAAAATGGGTGCGGAAGCTATTCAGGCCCTGTTGAAAAACATGGACCTGGAGCAGGAATGCGAGCAGCTGCGTGAAGAGCTGACCGAAACCAACTCCGAAACCAAACGCAAAAAACTGACCAAGCGTATCAAGCTGCTGGAAGCGTTCGTTCAGTCTGGTAACAAGCCAGAGTGGATGATCCTGACCGTGCTGCCTGTACTGCCACCGGATCTGCGTCCGCTGGTACCGCTGGACGGCGGTCGTTTCGCCACGTCGGATCTGAACGATCTTTATCGTCGCGTAATCAACCGTAACAACCGTCTGAAACGCCTGCTGGATCTGGCTGCGCCAGATATCATCGTACGTAACGAAAAACGTATGCTGCAGGAAGCGGTAGATGCGCTGCTGGATAACGGCCGTCGCGGTCGTGCGATCACCGGTTCTAACAAGCGTCCTCTGAAATCTTTGGCCGACATGATCAAAGGTAAGCAGGGTCGTTTCCGTCAGAACTTGCTGGGTAAACGTGTCGACTACTCTGGTCGTTCCGTTATCACCGTAGGTCCATACCTGCGTCTGCACCAGTGTGGTCTGCCGAAGAAAATGGCACTGGAGCTGTTCAAACCGTTCATCTACGGCAAGCTGGAACTGCGTGGTCTTGCTACCACCATCAAAGCCGCCAAGAAAATGGTTGAGCGTGAAGAAGCTGTAGTCTGGGATATCCTGGACGAAGTGATCCGCGAACACCCGGTCCTGCTGAACCGTGCACCAACTCTGCACCGTCTGGGCATCCAGGCATTTGAGCCAGTACTGATCGAAGGTAAAGCTATCCAGCTGCACCCGCTGGTCTGTGCGGCTTATAACGCCGACTTCGATGGTGACCAGATGGCTGTTCACGTACCGCTGACGCTGGAAGCCCAGCTGGAAGCGCGTGCGTTGATGATGTCTACCAACAACATCCTGTCTCCAGCGAACGGTGAGCCAATCATCGTTCCTTCTCAGGACGTTGTACTGGGTCTGTACTACATGACCCGCGACTGTGTTAACGCCAAAGGCGAAGGCATGGTGCTGACTGGCCCTAAAGAAGCGGAGCGTGTTTATCGCGCCGGTCTGGCCTCTCTGCACGCTCGTGTGAAAGTGCGTATCACCGAGCACGAAAAGAACGAGCAGGATGAGTGGGTTACTAAAACCAGCATCATCGATACCACCATTGGTCGCGCCATCCTGTGGATGATCGTACCAAAAGGTCTGCCGTACTCTATCGTCAACCAGGCGCTGGGCAAGAAAGCTATCTCCAAAATGCTGAACACCTGTTACCGCATTCTGGGCCTGAAGCCGACCGTTATCTTTGCTGACCAGACCATGTACACCGGCTTTGCCTATGCAGCACGCTCCGGCGCGTCTGTAGGTATCGACGACATGGTTATCCCAGAGAAGAAAGTGGAAATCATCACCGAAGCGGAAGCGGAAGTGGCTGAGATTCAGGAGCAGTTCCAGTCTGGTCTGGTTACCGCTGGCGAACGCTATAACAAAGTGATCGATATCTGGGCTGCGGCCAACGAACGCGTTGCTAAAGCGATGATGGAAAACCTCTCTACTGAAGTCGTGATCAACCGCGATGGCGAAGAAGAGCGTCAGGTTTCCTTCAACAGCATCTTTATGATGGCCGACTCCGGTGCGCGTGGTTCTGCTGCACAGATTCGTCAGCTGGCCGGTATGCGTGGTCTGATGGCTAAGCCAGATGGCTCAATCATCGAGACGCCAATTACCGCGAACTTCCGTGAAGGTCTGAACGTACTCCAGTACTTCATCTCTACTCACGGTGCTCGTAAAGGTCTTGCGGATACCGCACTGAAAACCGCGAACTCCGGTTACCTGACCCGTCGTCTGGTTGACGTGGCACAGGATCTGGTAGTGACCGAGGACGATTGTGGTACCCACGAAGGTATCATGATGACCCCGGTTATCGAGGGTGGCGATGTTAAAGAGCCACTGCGCGAACGTGTTCTGGGTCGTGTGACTGCTGAAGACGTGCTGAAGCCAGGTACCGCTGATATCCTGTTGCCGCGTAACACGCTGCTGCACGAACAGCAGTGTGACCTGTTGGAAGAGCACTCTGTTGACAGCCTGAAAGTTCGCTCTGTAGTAGGTTGTGAAACCGACTTCGGCGTGTGTGCACACTGTTACGGACGCGATCTGGCACGTGGTCACATCATCAACAAAGGTGAGGCCATCGGCGTTATCGCTGCTCAGTCCATCGGTGAGCCGGGTACCCAGCTGACGATGCGTACGTTCCACATCGGTGGTGCGGCATCTCGTGCGGCTGCTGAATCCAGCATCCAGGTGAAGAACAAAGGTACGCTGAAGCTGATCAACGCCAAGTCGGTTACTAACTCCGCTGGCAAGCTGGTGGTGACTTCACGTAACACCGAACTGAAGATGATCGACGAATTTGGTCGTACCAAAGAGAGCTATAAAGTTCCTTACGGTTCTACCATGGCGAAAGGTGACGGCGAGCAGGTTGCAGCGGGCGAGACCGTAGCAAACTGGGATCCGCATACCATGCCGGTTATCACCGAAGTGAGCGGTTTCATTCGCTTCACTGACATGATTGACGGCCAGACCATTACCCGTCAGACGGATGACCTTACCGGTCTCTCCTCTCTGGTGATCCTGGACAGTGCGGAACGTACTGCCGGTGGTAAAGATCTGCGTCCAGCGCTGAAAATTGTTGATGCCAACGGCAACGATGTGATGATCCCAGGCTCCGATATGCCTGCTCAGTACTTCCTGCCAGGTAAAGCGATTGTGCAGCTGGAAGATGGCATCAAGATCAGTTCTGGTGACACCCTGGCTCGTGTACCTCAGGAATCTGGCGGTACCAAGGACATCACCGGTGGTCTGCCACGCGTTGCTGACCTGTTCGAAGCCCGTCGTCCGAAAGAGCCGGCAATCCTGGCTGAAATCAGCGGCATCATTTCCTTCGGTAAAGAGACCAAAGGAAAACGTCGTCTGGTTATCACCCCGATTGATGGCAGCGATCATTACGAAGAGATGATTCCGAAATGGCGTCAGCTGAACGTGTTCGAAGGTGAACGTGTTGAGCGTGGTGACGTGGTTTCCGATGGCCCTGAGTCTCCACATGACATTCTGCGTCTGCGTGGCGTGCATGCGGTGACCCGTTACATCACTAACGAAGTGCAGGAAGTTTACCGTCTGCAAGGCGTTAAGATTAACGATAAGCACATCGAAGTCATCGTTCGTCAGATGCTGCGTAAAGCGACCATTGCAAGTGCAGGCAGCGCCGACTTCCTGGATGGTGAGCAGGTTGAGTTCTCACGCGTTAAAATTGCTAACCGTGAGCTCGAAGCCAACGGCAAAATCGCAGCGACTTTCGCTCGCGATCTGCTGGGTATCACCAAAGCTTCTCTGGCAACCGAGTCCTTCATCTCGGCAGCATCGTTCCAGGAAACGACGCGCGTACTGACCGAAGCAGCCGTTGCGGGCAAACGCGACGAACTGCGCGGCCTGAAAGAGAACGTTATTGTGGGCCGTCTGATCCCAGCCGGTACCGGATACGCTTATCATCAGGATCGTATGCGTCGCCGTGCTGTTGGCGAAACGCCAGTGGCACCTCAGGTGACTGCGGACGAAGCGTCTGCCAGCCTGGCAGAACTGCTGAACGCTGGTCTGGGTGGCAAAAACGACTAA
- the rpoB gene encoding DNA-directed RNA polymerase subunit beta encodes MVYSYTEKKRIRKDFGKRPQVLDIPYLLSIQLDSFQKFIEQDPEGQHGLEAAFRSVFPIQSYSGNSELQYVSYRLGEPVFDVKECQIRGVTFSAPLRVKLRLVIYEREAPEGTVKDIKEQEVYMGEIPLMTDNGTFVINGTERVIVSQLHRSPGVFFDSDKGKTHSSGKVLYNARIIPYRGSWLDFEFDPKDNLFVRIDRRRKLPATIILRALNYTTEQILDLFFDKIVYEIRDNKLQMELVPERLRGETASFDIESNGTVYVEKGRRITARHIRQLEKDGIQHIEVPVEYIAGKVVAKDYIDESTGELIVAANMELSLDLLAKLSQSGHKRIETLFTNDLDHGAYISETVRVDPTNDRLSALVEIYRMMRPGEPPTREAAENLFENLFFSEDRYDLSAVGRMKFNRSLLRDEIEGSGILSKDDIIQVMRKLIGIRNGIGEVDDIDHLGNRRIRSVGEMAENQFRVGLVRVERAVKERLSLGDLDTLMPQDMINAKPISAAVKEFFGSSQLSQFMDQNNPLSEITHKRRISALGPGGLTRERAGFEVRDVHPTHYGRVCPIETPEGPNIGLINSLSVYAQTNEYGFLETPYRRVREGVVTDEIHYLSAIEEGNYVIAQANTNLDDEGHFVDDLVTCRSKGESSLFSRDQVDYMDVSTQQIVSVGASLIPFLEHDDANRALMGANMQRQAVPTLRADKPLVGTGMERAVAVDSGVTAVAKRGGTVQYVDASRIVIKVNEDEMYPGEAGIDIYNLTKYTRSNQNTCINQMPCVNLGEPIERGDVLADGPSTDLGELALGQNMRVAFMPWNGYNFEDSILVSERVVQEDRFTTIHIQELACVSRDTKLGPEEITADIPNVGEAALSKLDESGIVYIGAEVTGGDILVGKVTPKGETQLTPEEKLLRAIFGEKASDVKDSSLRVPNGVSGTIIDVQVFTRDGVEKDKRALEIEEMQLKQAKKDLSEELQILEAGLFSRIQYLLVAGGVEAEKLDKLPRERWLELGLTDEEKQNQLEQLAEQYDELKHEFEKKLEAKRRKITQGDDLAPGVLKIVKVYLAVKRQIQPGDKMAGRHGNKGVISKINPIEDMPYDEYGTPVDIVLNPLGVPSRMNIGQILETHLGMAAKGIGEKINAMLKKQEEVSKLREFIQRAYDLGTDLRQRVDLNTFSDDEVLRLAENLKKGMPIATPVFDGAKESEIKELLQLGGLPSSGQITLFDGRTGEQFERQVTVGYMYMLKLNHLVDDKMHARSTGSYSLVTQQPLGGKAQFGGQRFGEMEVWALEAYGAAYTLQEMLTVKSDDVNGRTKMYKNIVDGNHQMEPGMPESFNVLLKEIRSLGINIELEDE; translated from the coding sequence ATGGTTTACTCCTATACCGAGAAAAAACGTATTCGTAAGGATTTTGGAAAGCGCCCCCAGGTGCTCGACATTCCTTATCTCCTTTCTATCCAGCTTGACTCGTTCCAGAAGTTCATCGAGCAAGATCCGGAAGGTCAACATGGTTTGGAAGCGGCATTCCGTTCCGTTTTCCCGATCCAAAGCTATAGCGGTAATTCTGAGCTGCAGTACGTCAGCTACCGTTTAGGCGAACCTGTATTTGATGTGAAAGAGTGTCAGATTCGTGGCGTCACGTTCTCTGCACCCCTGCGCGTTAAACTGCGCCTGGTGATCTACGAGCGCGAAGCGCCGGAAGGCACCGTTAAAGACATCAAAGAACAAGAAGTTTACATGGGTGAAATTCCACTCATGACCGATAACGGTACCTTTGTCATCAATGGTACGGAAAGGGTTATCGTTTCTCAGCTGCATCGTAGTCCTGGTGTCTTCTTCGACAGCGATAAGGGTAAAACCCACTCTTCGGGTAAAGTGCTTTATAACGCACGTATCATCCCTTACCGCGGTTCATGGTTGGACTTTGAGTTCGACCCGAAAGACAACCTGTTCGTTCGTATTGACCGTCGCCGTAAATTGCCTGCGACCATCATTCTGCGTGCACTGAACTACACCACAGAGCAGATCCTTGACCTGTTCTTTGACAAGATCGTGTATGAAATCCGCGACAACAAGCTGCAGATGGAACTGGTTCCTGAGCGCCTGCGTGGAGAGACTGCCTCTTTCGATATCGAATCCAACGGTACTGTGTACGTTGAGAAAGGCCGTCGTATCACTGCACGTCATATTCGTCAGCTTGAAAAAGATGGCATTCAGCACATCGAAGTTCCTGTTGAATATATCGCTGGTAAAGTCGTTGCTAAAGACTACATCGACGAAAGCACCGGTGAGCTGATCGTTGCTGCCAACATGGAGCTGTCGCTGGATCTGCTGGCCAAGCTGAGCCAGTCTGGTCACAAGCGTATCGAAACGCTGTTTACCAACGACCTGGATCACGGTGCGTACATCTCTGAGACTGTACGTGTCGACCCAACCAACGATCGCCTGAGCGCGCTGGTTGAGATCTACCGCATGATGCGTCCTGGTGAGCCACCAACGCGTGAAGCGGCTGAAAACCTGTTCGAGAACCTGTTCTTCTCTGAAGACCGCTACGATCTCTCTGCGGTTGGTCGTATGAAGTTCAACCGTTCTCTGCTGCGTGACGAGATCGAAGGTTCCGGTATCCTGAGCAAAGACGACATCATTCAGGTGATGCGTAAACTGATCGGTATCCGTAACGGTATTGGTGAAGTGGATGATATCGACCACCTCGGCAACCGTCGTATTCGTTCCGTTGGCGAAATGGCAGAAAACCAGTTCCGTGTGGGTCTGGTCCGTGTTGAGCGTGCGGTGAAAGAGCGTCTGTCTCTGGGCGATCTGGATACCCTGATGCCTCAGGACATGATCAACGCCAAGCCAATTTCTGCAGCAGTGAAAGAGTTCTTTGGTTCCAGCCAGCTGTCCCAGTTTATGGACCAGAACAACCCACTGTCTGAGATTACGCACAAACGTCGTATCTCTGCACTTGGCCCGGGCGGTCTGACGCGTGAGCGTGCAGGCTTTGAAGTTCGAGACGTTCACCCGACTCACTACGGTCGTGTGTGCCCAATCGAAACGCCTGAAGGTCCAAACATCGGTCTGATTAACTCCTTGTCCGTGTACGCACAGACCAATGAGTACGGTTTCCTGGAAACCCCATACCGTCGCGTTCGCGAAGGCGTGGTGACCGACGAAATTCATTACCTCTCTGCAATTGAAGAGGGTAACTACGTTATCGCTCAGGCGAACACCAACCTCGACGACGAAGGTCACTTCGTAGACGATCTGGTGACCTGCCGTAGCAAAGGCGAATCGAGTCTGTTCAGCCGCGATCAGGTTGACTACATGGACGTTTCCACTCAACAGATCGTTTCTGTTGGTGCGTCACTGATTCCGTTCCTGGAGCACGATGACGCCAACCGCGCATTGATGGGTGCAAACATGCAACGTCAGGCGGTTCCAACTCTGCGTGCTGATAAGCCGCTGGTTGGTACCGGTATGGAACGCGCGGTAGCGGTTGACTCCGGTGTTACAGCCGTAGCGAAACGTGGTGGTACTGTTCAGTACGTGGATGCATCCCGTATCGTTATCAAAGTTAACGAAGACGAAATGTACCCGGGCGAAGCCGGTATCGACATTTACAACCTGACCAAATACACCCGTTCTAACCAGAACACCTGCATCAATCAGATGCCATGCGTGAATCTGGGTGAGCCAATTGAACGTGGTGATGTGCTGGCTGATGGTCCTTCAACGGATCTCGGCGAACTGGCACTGGGTCAGAACATGCGCGTCGCGTTCATGCCGTGGAACGGCTACAACTTCGAAGACTCCATCTTAGTCTCCGAGCGTGTGGTACAGGAAGATCGCTTCACTACCATCCACATTCAGGAACTGGCATGTGTGTCTCGTGACACCAAGCTGGGGCCAGAAGAGATCACTGCTGACATCCCTAACGTGGGTGAAGCTGCGCTCTCCAAACTGGATGAATCCGGTATCGTGTATATCGGTGCTGAAGTGACCGGCGGTGACATTCTGGTTGGTAAGGTAACGCCGAAAGGTGAAACCCAGCTGACGCCAGAAGAGAAGCTGCTGCGTGCGATCTTCGGTGAGAAAGCGTCTGACGTTAAAGACTCTTCTCTGCGTGTACCGAACGGCGTGTCTGGTACCATTATCGACGTGCAGGTCTTCACCCGCGATGGCGTGGAAAAAGACAAGCGCGCGCTGGAAATCGAAGAGATGCAGCTGAAGCAGGCGAAAAAAGACCTGTCTGAAGAATTGCAGATCCTCGAAGCTGGCCTGTTCAGCCGTATCCAATACCTGCTGGTTGCTGGCGGTGTTGAAGCGGAGAAACTGGATAAGCTGCCACGCGAGCGCTGGTTGGAACTCGGCCTGACCGACGAAGAGAAGCAAAACCAGCTGGAACAGCTGGCAGAGCAGTATGACGAGCTGAAGCACGAGTTTGAGAAGAAACTCGAAGCGAAGCGCCGCAAAATCACTCAGGGCGATGACCTGGCACCTGGCGTGCTGAAAATCGTGAAAGTGTATCTGGCCGTTAAGCGTCAGATCCAGCCTGGTGACAAAATGGCAGGTCGTCACGGGAACAAAGGTGTTATCTCCAAGATCAACCCGATCGAAGATATGCCTTACGATGAATACGGCACGCCGGTTGACATCGTACTGAACCCGCTGGGCGTACCTTCACGTATGAACATTGGACAGATTCTTGAAACCCACCTGGGTATGGCTGCGAAGGGCATTGGCGAGAAAATTAACGCCATGCTTAAGAAGCAGGAAGAAGTGTCCAAACTGCGTGAGTTCATTCAGCGCGCGTACGATCTGGGCACCGATTTGCGTCAGAGAGTCGATCTCAACACCTTCTCCGATGACGAAGTGCTGCGTCTGGCAGAAAACCTGAAAAAGGGTATGCCAATTGCCACACCAGTGTTTGACGGCGCGAAAGAGAGCGAAATCAAAGAGCTGTTACAGCTCGGCGGCCTGCCTTCTTCTGGTCAGATCACCCTGTTTGATGGTCGTACAGGCGAGCAGTTCGAACGTCAGGTTACCGTTGGCTATATGTACATGCTCAAACTCAACCACTTAGTGGATGACAAGATGCATGCGCGTTCTACCGGATCTTACAGCCTCGTTACTCAGCAGCCGCTGGGTGGTAAGGCGCAGTTCGGTGGACAGCGCTTCGGTGAGATGGAAGTGTGGGCACTGGAAGCATATGGTGCCGCTTATACCCTGCAGGAAATGCTGACTGTGAAGTCTGATGACGTTAATGGCCGTACCAAGATGTATAAAAACATCGTTGACGGTAACCATCAGATGGAACCAGGCATGCCGGAATCCTTCAACGTACTGTTGAAAGAGATCCGCTCGCTGGGTATTAACATCGAGCTTGAAGACGAGTAA
- the rplL gene encoding 50S ribosomal protein L7/L12 — MSITKEQIIEGVAALSVMEIVELISAMEEKFGVSAAAAVAGPAAAAEAVEEKTEFDVVLKAIGANKVAVIKAVRGATGLGLKEAKDLVESAPAALKEGISKDDAEALKKALEEAGAEVEVK; from the coding sequence ATGTCAATCACTAAAGAACAAATCATCGAAGGCGTTGCTGCCCTGTCTGTAATGGAAATCGTTGAACTGATCTCCGCTATGGAAGAAAAATTCGGCGTTTCAGCTGCTGCTGCTGTTGCAGGTCCTGCCGCTGCTGCTGAAGCTGTTGAAGAAAAAACTGAGTTCGACGTTGTACTGAAAGCTATCGGCGCTAACAAAGTTGCCGTGATCAAAGCAGTACGTGGCGCAACTGGTCTGGGCCTGAAAGAAGCCAAAGACCTGGTTGAGTCTGCACCTGCTGCCCTGAAAGAAGGCATCAGCAAAGACGACGCTGAAGCTCTGAAGAAAGCACTGGAAGAAGCTGGCGCAGAAGTTGAAGTTAAATAA
- the rplJ gene encoding 50S ribosomal protein L10: MALNLQDKQAIVAEVSEVAKGALSAVVADSRGVPVGKMTELRKAGREAGVYMRVVRNTLLRRVVEGTQFEVLKDTFVGPTLIAYSMEHPGAAARLFKEFAKANAKFEVKAAAFEGELISAAQIDRLATLPTYDEAIARLMATMKEAAAGKLVRTLAAVRDQKEAEAA, encoded by the coding sequence ATGGCCTTAAATCTTCAAGACAAACAAGCGATTGTTGCTGAAGTCAGCGAAGTAGCCAAAGGCGCGCTGTCTGCGGTAGTTGCGGATTCTCGTGGCGTACCAGTAGGCAAAATGACTGAACTGCGTAAAGCAGGTCGTGAAGCTGGCGTTTACATGCGTGTTGTTCGTAACACCTTGCTGCGCCGCGTCGTTGAAGGAACTCAGTTTGAGGTCCTGAAAGACACGTTCGTCGGTCCAACCTTGATTGCATATTCTATGGAACACCCGGGCGCTGCTGCTCGTCTGTTCAAAGAGTTCGCGAAAGCGAATGCAAAATTTGAGGTTAAAGCTGCGGCCTTTGAAGGCGAGTTAATCAGTGCGGCTCAGATCGACCGCCTGGCAACTCTGCCAACTTACGATGAAGCAATCGCACGCCTGATGGCAACCATGAAAGAAGCCGCTGCCGGCAAACTGGTTCGCACTCTGGCTGCAGTCCGTGATCAGAAAGAAGCTGAAGCTGCATAA